Proteins encoded by one window of Pseudonocardia alni:
- the pqqD gene encoding pyrroloquinoline quinone biosynthesis peptide chaperone PqqD — MPTRDSATGAAKVPPQRRGDGTGRLPVVTGESRPRLGRHVRMRPDRPTGGWVLLGPETVVVLNRTGHAVLRLCDGQRTVDDLVAALVEDFDETDALTVGDQVRDYLGRLAARNLVALG; from the coding sequence ATGCCTACGCGTGACAGCGCGACCGGCGCCGCGAAGGTCCCCCCGCAGCGGCGCGGCGACGGCACGGGCCGGCTGCCCGTGGTCACCGGGGAGTCCCGGCCCCGGCTGGGCCGGCACGTGCGGATGCGGCCGGACCGCCCGACCGGCGGCTGGGTGCTGCTCGGGCCGGAGACCGTCGTCGTGCTGAACCGGACGGGGCACGCCGTGCTGCGGCTGTGCGACGGGCAGCGCACCGTCGACGACCTCGTCGCCGCGCTGGTCGAGGACTTCGACGAGACCGACGCGCTGACCGTGGGCGATCAGGTCCGCGATTACCTCGGCCGGCTCGCGGCGCGCAACCTGGTGGCCCTCGGATGA
- the pqqE gene encoding pyrroloquinoline quinone biosynthesis protein PqqE, producing MTAAAPRPFGLLAELTYRCPLACAYCSNPIELARYDDEMTTTEWQRVFTEAAAMGVLQCHLSGGEPLLRRDLPELVRTASELGMYTNLVTSAMGLSRPRAIELREAGLDHVQVSVQADEPATSDRIAGIRSFDRKLEACRLVRELGWPLTVNVVLHRQNIDRIAEIVDLVERLGADRVELANTQYYGWAWRNRSALLPTRDQLDRAEEIVTAARARLAGRMEVVHVLPDYYSAYPKPCMGGWAQRQLTVAPDGDALPCPAAQTLPLPRASVRDAGLAEIWSSAPLFTAYRGEDWMQDPCRTCDRREVDLGGCRCQAFQLTGDAAATDPVCHLSPQHDLVTDAVARANGPEPVDVELVPRPHR from the coding sequence ATGACCGCCGCCGCCCCCCGCCCGTTCGGGCTGCTCGCCGAGCTGACCTACCGCTGCCCGCTGGCGTGCGCGTACTGCTCGAACCCCATCGAGCTCGCCCGCTACGACGACGAGATGACCACCACCGAGTGGCAGCGCGTCTTCACCGAGGCCGCCGCGATGGGTGTGCTGCAGTGCCATCTGTCCGGCGGCGAGCCGCTGTTGCGACGTGACCTGCCCGAGCTGGTCCGCACCGCGTCCGAGCTGGGCATGTACACGAACCTGGTCACCAGCGCCATGGGTCTGTCCCGGCCGCGCGCGATCGAGCTGCGCGAGGCGGGCCTGGACCACGTGCAGGTCAGCGTGCAGGCCGACGAACCCGCCACCTCCGACCGCATCGCCGGGATCCGCTCCTTCGACCGGAAGCTCGAGGCCTGCCGGCTGGTGCGCGAGCTGGGCTGGCCGCTGACCGTGAACGTCGTGCTGCACCGGCAGAACATCGACCGGATCGCCGAGATCGTCGACCTGGTCGAGCGGCTCGGCGCGGACCGGGTGGAGCTGGCCAACACCCAGTACTACGGCTGGGCGTGGCGCAACCGTTCGGCGCTGCTGCCGACGCGCGACCAGCTCGACCGGGCCGAGGAGATCGTCACCGCGGCCCGCGCCCGGCTCGCGGGCCGGATGGAGGTCGTGCACGTCCTGCCCGACTACTACTCGGCGTACCCCAAGCCGTGCATGGGCGGATGGGCGCAGCGGCAGCTGACCGTCGCCCCGGACGGCGACGCGCTGCCCTGTCCGGCCGCGCAGACCCTGCCCCTGCCGCGGGCCTCGGTGCGCGATGCCGGCCTGGCCGAGATCTGGTCGTCCGCACCGCTGTTCACCGCCTACCGCGGCGAGGACTGGATGCAGGATCCGTGCCGCACCTGCGACCGGCGGGAGGTGGACCTCGGCGGCTGCCGCTGCCAGGCGTTCCAGCTCACCGGCGACGCCGCGGCCACCGACCCGGTCTGCCACCTGTCACCGCAGCACGACCTCGTGACCGACGCGGTCGCCCGGGCGAACGGACCGGAACCGGTGGACGTCGAGCTCGTCCCCCGGCCCCACCGCTGA
- the pqqB gene encoding pyrroloquinoline quinone biosynthesis protein PqqB produces MRIRVLGAAAGGGFPQWNCGCPGCRAVRDGTRPTTPRTQSSIAVSPDGERWWLVNASPDVRTQLADSPALHPTGDRTTPLHGVLLTDAEIDHTLGLVLLREGRGVHVHATAATERTLRTGTGLLTTLERFCPVTWTEVVPGAEHDLGGLVYRAFDAPTAKHDRFAPPPAGSGTGTDGTGRVVGYRFTDPATGRFAVHLPGVQELTPAVLAEIDGADLLLVDGTTWFDDEMVRLGLAAKTAHDMGHLHVGGPGGSLERLGGLRVGRTVYVHINNTNPMLLDDSDERAEVEKAGALVGYDGLELEV; encoded by the coding sequence ATGAGGATCCGGGTGCTGGGCGCCGCCGCGGGTGGCGGGTTCCCGCAGTGGAACTGCGGTTGTCCGGGCTGCCGCGCGGTCCGCGACGGCACACGGCCGACGACCCCGCGCACCCAGTCCTCGATCGCCGTCAGCCCCGACGGGGAGCGCTGGTGGCTGGTCAACGCCTCCCCCGACGTCCGCACCCAGCTCGCCGACTCCCCCGCCCTGCACCCGACCGGCGACCGGACCACGCCGCTGCACGGTGTCCTGCTGACCGACGCCGAGATCGACCACACCCTCGGCCTGGTCCTGCTGCGCGAGGGCCGCGGTGTGCACGTGCACGCCACCGCCGCGACGGAGCGGACCCTGCGCACCGGGACGGGCCTGCTCACCACCCTGGAGCGTTTCTGCCCGGTGACCTGGACCGAGGTGGTTCCGGGAGCGGAGCACGACCTCGGCGGGCTCGTCTACCGGGCGTTCGACGCCCCCACCGCCAAGCACGACCGGTTCGCGCCACCGCCGGCCGGATCGGGCACCGGCACCGACGGCACCGGTCGCGTCGTGGGGTACCGGTTCACCGACCCCGCGACCGGGCGGTTCGCCGTCCATCTTCCGGGCGTGCAGGAGCTGACCCCCGCGGTGCTCGCCGAGATCGACGGGGCCGACCTGCTGCTCGTCGACGGCACCACGTGGTTCGACGACGAGATGGTCCGGCTCGGGCTGGCCGCGAAGACCGCGCACGACATGGGGCACCTGCACGTCGGCGGTCCCGGTGGGAGCCTGGAACGGCTCGGCGGGCTGCGCGTGGGCCGCACGGTGTACGTGCACATCAACAACACCAACCCGATGCTGCTGGACGACTCCGACGAACGCGCCGAGGTGGAGAAGGCCGGCGCGCTCGTGGGGTACGACGGTCTGGAACTGGAGGTCTGA
- the pqqC gene encoding pyrroloquinoline-quinone synthase PqqC has translation MTASDALVERLRAHAASYHSAHPFHVRMNDGTLTPDQIRGWVANRFAYQEAIPVKDAAILSNCPDVAVRRRWIRRITDHDGTAEDGPESGGIEAWLQLGEACGLTRSEITDHRHVQPGVRFAVDAYITFARTKPWVEAVASSLTELFAPDLMAERLAAFEKYYTWIDPAGLQYFRNRLFQAPRDSEHALEVVLAHCHTPQEQDAAEAALSFKCDVLWAVMNAIDHAYA, from the coding sequence GTGACCGCATCCGACGCACTCGTCGAGCGGCTGCGGGCGCACGCCGCGAGCTATCACAGCGCCCACCCGTTCCATGTCCGCATGAACGACGGGACCCTGACCCCCGACCAGATCCGCGGTTGGGTGGCGAACCGGTTCGCCTACCAGGAGGCGATCCCGGTCAAGGACGCCGCGATCCTGTCGAACTGCCCGGACGTCGCGGTCCGGCGGCGCTGGATCAGGCGGATCACCGACCACGACGGGACGGCCGAGGACGGGCCCGAGAGCGGCGGCATCGAGGCCTGGCTGCAGCTGGGTGAGGCCTGCGGGCTGACCCGGTCGGAGATCACCGACCACCGCCACGTGCAGCCCGGCGTGCGCTTCGCCGTCGACGCCTACATCACCTTCGCCCGGACGAAGCCGTGGGTCGAGGCGGTCGCCTCGTCGCTGACCGAGCTGTTCGCGCCCGACCTGATGGCCGAGCGGCTGGCCGCGTTCGAGAAGTACTACACCTGGATCGACCCGGCCGGGCTGCAGTACTTCCGCAACCGGCTGTTCCAGGCGCCCCGCGACTCCGAGCACGCGCTCGAGGTCGTGCTGGCGCACTGCCACACCCCGCAGGAGCAGGACGCCGCGGAGGCCGCCCTGTCGTTCAAGTGCGACGTCCTGTGGGCGGTCATGAATGCGATCGATCATGCCTACGCGTGA
- a CDS encoding TerC family protein yields the protein MNVPLWVWLVTIIGFVLVIGADLWLNDHKPHAVTLGEVTRWVVFYVVLAVAFGCGVWFFSGGTYAGEFFAGYLTEYSLSVDNLFVFLIIMSAFKVPVLHQHRVLLVGIVIALIMRSIFIAAGAAVIDRFSWVFFLFAAFLVYTAVSLVKQAAGGDDEEWKEGRVLQWVRKAFPVTDDYHGAKTTVKIDGKRWLTPMLIVMIAIGVTDIMFALDSIPAIFGLTQEPYLVFTANAFALMGLRQLYFLLGGLLNKLVFLSYGLAVLLAFIGVKLALHALHENELPFINGGQPVPVPEVGIGLSLGVIVGVLAVTTVASLVAVRMKPELAEQGSGITAPPLARTKEEAARIEAQDEQADHRVSAPPRD from the coding sequence GTGAACGTGCCCCTGTGGGTCTGGCTGGTCACCATCATCGGATTCGTGCTGGTGATCGGCGCGGACCTGTGGCTCAACGACCACAAGCCGCACGCCGTGACCCTGGGTGAGGTCACCCGCTGGGTCGTCTTCTACGTGGTGCTGGCCGTCGCGTTCGGCTGCGGGGTCTGGTTCTTCTCCGGCGGCACCTACGCCGGCGAGTTCTTCGCCGGCTACCTGACCGAGTACTCGTTGTCGGTCGACAACCTGTTCGTCTTCCTCATCATCATGTCCGCGTTCAAGGTGCCGGTCCTCCACCAGCACCGGGTGCTGCTGGTCGGCATCGTGATCGCGCTGATCATGCGGAGCATCTTCATCGCCGCGGGCGCGGCGGTCATCGACCGCTTCAGCTGGGTGTTCTTCCTCTTCGCCGCGTTCCTCGTCTACACCGCCGTCTCGCTGGTCAAGCAGGCTGCCGGCGGCGACGACGAGGAGTGGAAGGAGGGCCGGGTCCTGCAGTGGGTCCGCAAGGCCTTCCCGGTCACCGACGACTACCACGGCGCCAAGACCACCGTGAAGATCGACGGCAAGCGCTGGCTGACCCCGATGCTGATCGTGATGATCGCCATCGGCGTCACCGACATCATGTTCGCCCTGGACTCGATCCCGGCGATCTTCGGCCTCACCCAGGAGCCCTACCTCGTCTTCACCGCGAACGCGTTCGCGCTGATGGGGCTGCGCCAGCTCTACTTCCTGCTCGGCGGGCTGCTCAACAAGCTCGTCTTCCTGTCCTACGGCCTCGCGGTGCTGCTCGCCTTCATCGGCGTCAAGCTCGCCCTGCACGCCCTGCACGAGAACGAGCTGCCCTTCATCAACGGCGGGCAGCCGGTGCCTGTCCCCGAGGTCGGGATCGGACTCTCGCTCGGCGTCATCGTCGGCGTCCTCGCGGTCACCACGGTCGCCAGCCTCGTCGCGGTCCGGATGAAGCCCGAGCTGGCCGAGCAGGGCAGCGGGATCACCGCGCCGCCGCTGGCCCGCACCAAGGAGGAGGCCGCGCGGATCGAGGCCCAGGACGAGCAGGCCGACCACCGGGTGAGCGCGCCCCCGCGCGACTGA
- a CDS encoding sodium:calcium antiporter, with translation MIPVIEFVLGVAVLVYSAEKLIGYLVGVASRWAISLFLIAVVFTGIEFDDLAFGVVLNMEDLSDVALGAVIGTTIALTGVVLALAAIIAPTRVEVPRDYLALYVAAPVVMFLLALGGLLTAGTGVVLILLFVAFVGWIAYREYSARRPVWRNAEVYEQLEKAGVGAGGTATASAGSGGPGGPPRADAATGPPGFRLPEDLRVDDGFLAARAQPPGRTILFAVIALIGLVVGALIAGQGTEGILETWAISGTVFGVTIATLALSLEDLLITVEPARRGAPEIAVANVLGSVVFSVTGKLGVILLVGGAIVVDPTALVWHLPVLLALTVLSAVFLGTGRIRRWHGVVLLALYIAYFVISLTVFGGVPVDD, from the coding sequence ATGATCCCGGTGATCGAATTCGTTCTGGGTGTCGCCGTGCTGGTCTACAGCGCGGAGAAGCTCATCGGCTATCTGGTCGGGGTGGCGAGCCGGTGGGCGATCTCGCTGTTCCTGATCGCCGTCGTCTTCACCGGGATCGAGTTCGACGATCTCGCGTTCGGCGTCGTGCTCAACATGGAGGACCTCAGCGACGTCGCGCTCGGCGCCGTCATCGGCACCACGATCGCGCTGACCGGCGTCGTGCTGGCGCTCGCCGCGATCATCGCGCCGACCCGCGTCGAGGTCCCGCGCGACTACCTCGCGCTCTACGTCGCCGCTCCGGTGGTGATGTTCCTGCTCGCGCTCGGCGGGCTGCTCACCGCCGGCACCGGCGTCGTGCTGATCCTGTTGTTCGTCGCCTTCGTCGGCTGGATCGCCTACCGCGAGTACTCGGCCCGGCGGCCCGTCTGGCGCAACGCTGAGGTCTACGAGCAGCTGGAGAAGGCCGGTGTCGGCGCGGGCGGGACCGCGACGGCGTCGGCCGGGTCGGGTGGGCCTGGTGGTCCGCCCCGGGCCGACGCGGCCACCGGACCGCCCGGCTTCCGGCTGCCCGAGGACCTGCGCGTCGACGACGGCTTCCTCGCCGCGCGCGCACAGCCGCCCGGCCGGACGATCCTGTTCGCCGTGATCGCGCTGATCGGGCTCGTCGTCGGCGCGCTGATCGCCGGGCAGGGCACCGAGGGCATCCTCGAGACCTGGGCGATCAGCGGCACGGTCTTCGGGGTCACGATCGCGACCCTGGCCCTGTCGCTGGAGGACCTCCTGATCACCGTCGAGCCCGCCCGCCGCGGCGCGCCGGAGATCGCCGTCGCCAACGTCCTGGGCAGCGTCGTGTTCTCGGTGACCGGCAAGCTCGGGGTGATCCTGCTGGTCGGCGGGGCGATCGTGGTCGACCCGACGGCCCTGGTCTGGCACCTGCCCGTGCTGCTCGCGCTCACCGTGCTCTCCGCGGTGTTCCTCGGAACCGGGCGGATCCGCCGCTGGCACGGCGTGGTGCTGCTCGCGCTCTACATCGCCTACTTCGTCATCAGCCTCACCGTCTTCGGCGGCGTCCCCGTCGACGACTGA
- a CDS encoding SMI1/KNR4 family protein, with protein sequence MSDSSPSSAGLAEVWTAWLRALDEAGFPATANVRPPASAEEVRAAEAVFGAPFPADLAALYLLADGQLNDHPRAPGPRPEVATSIFPATYRFVPLDEAVVQYRGWLDVIEDGDDDHITVREGDPVRARYWDPGWWPLAVDGGGNALVVDTVPEPGGVRGQVVVAGPDEDERRRVATGVADYLHRLLAEPAPVCEDTGDDAPDHRFWDVRHLR encoded by the coding sequence ATGAGCGACTCCTCCCCGTCGTCCGCCGGGCTCGCCGAGGTGTGGACCGCCTGGCTGCGCGCGCTCGACGAGGCCGGGTTCCCGGCCACCGCCAACGTCCGCCCGCCGGCCTCGGCGGAGGAGGTCCGGGCCGCGGAGGCCGTGTTCGGAGCGCCGTTCCCCGCCGACCTGGCCGCGCTCTACCTGCTCGCCGACGGTCAGCTGAACGACCACCCACGGGCCCCCGGACCCCGGCCCGAGGTAGCGACGAGCATCTTCCCCGCGACCTACCGCTTCGTCCCGCTCGACGAGGCCGTCGTGCAGTACCGCGGGTGGCTCGACGTCATCGAGGACGGGGACGACGACCACATCACGGTGCGGGAGGGTGACCCGGTGCGGGCCCGCTACTGGGATCCGGGCTGGTGGCCGCTGGCGGTCGACGGCGGCGGCAACGCCCTGGTCGTCGACACGGTGCCGGAGCCGGGCGGCGTGCGCGGGCAGGTCGTCGTCGCCGGGCCGGACGAGGACGAGCGCCGCCGTGTCGCGACGGGGGTGGCCGACTACCTGCACCGGTTGCTCGCGGAGCCGGCACCCGTCTGCGAGGACACCGGCGACGACGCCCCGGACCACCGGTTCTGGGACGTCCGGCACCTGCGCTGA
- the pqqA gene encoding pyrroloquinoline quinone precursor peptide PqqA, translating to MEPTTDWEAPEFEEIGCAPEVTMYIARTEA from the coding sequence ATGGAGCCGACCACCGACTGGGAGGCGCCGGAGTTCGAGGAGATCGGCTGCGCGCCCGAGGTGACGATGTACATCGCCCGTACCGAGGCGTGA
- a CDS encoding metallophosphoesterase family protein: protein MTALLLISDTHHPSRGAAHAGGLPGPVWEAVDAADVVVHAGDWCSVELLDRVEGRAARLLACWGNNDGDALRARLPETARATLDGVRVAVTHETGPKQGRERRALAAHPETDLLVFGHSHIPWDSTADGLRLLNPGSPTDRRRMPTHTWMTLTLHDGRIDDVVLHHL, encoded by the coding sequence CTGACCGCGCTCCTGCTGATCTCCGACACCCACCACCCGAGCCGCGGGGCGGCCCACGCAGGTGGGCTCCCCGGGCCGGTGTGGGAGGCCGTCGACGCCGCCGACGTCGTCGTGCACGCCGGTGACTGGTGCTCGGTGGAGCTGCTCGACCGGGTCGAGGGCCGCGCGGCCCGGCTGCTCGCCTGCTGGGGCAACAACGACGGCGACGCGCTGCGCGCCCGGCTGCCCGAGACGGCGCGGGCGACCCTCGACGGGGTCCGGGTCGCCGTCACCCACGAGACGGGCCCGAAGCAGGGCCGCGAACGCCGGGCGCTCGCCGCGCACCCCGAGACCGACCTGCTGGTGTTCGGGCACTCCCACATCCCGTGGGACTCCACGGCCGACGGGTTGCGCCTGCTCAACCCGGGGTCACCGACCGACCGGCGCCGAATGCCGACCCACACCTGGATGACGCTGACCCTGCACGACGGCCGCATCGACGACGTCGTGCTGCACCACCTGTAG
- the rnhA gene encoding ribonuclease HI: protein MSTADPSVVVEIFTDGACVPNPGPGGWGAVLRYGSHERELHGGEPERTTNNRMELTAPIRALDALTRRSVVHLHTDSTYVRNGITQWLPRWQARGWRTAAGEPVKNDDLWRELDAAVRRHDVTWFWVKGHAGHPENERADRLAARGCEEAGGRASGTRSTRVR from the coding sequence GTGAGCACCGCCGACCCGTCCGTCGTCGTCGAGATCTTCACCGACGGTGCCTGTGTCCCGAACCCGGGACCGGGCGGGTGGGGTGCGGTGCTGCGGTACGGCAGCCACGAGCGCGAGCTGCACGGCGGCGAGCCGGAGCGCACGACGAACAACCGGATGGAGCTGACCGCCCCGATCCGCGCGCTGGACGCACTGACCCGGCGCAGCGTCGTCCACCTGCACACCGACAGCACCTACGTGCGCAACGGCATCACCCAGTGGCTGCCGCGCTGGCAGGCCCGCGGCTGGCGGACCGCCGCCGGGGAGCCGGTCAAGAACGACGACCTGTGGCGCGAGCTCGACGCCGCCGTCCGCCGCCACGACGTCACCTGGTTCTGGGTGAAGGGGCACGCCGGGCACCCGGAGAACGAACGCGCCGACCGGCTCGCGGCCCGCGGCTGCGAGGAGGCGGGCGGACGCGCGTCCGGCACCCGGTCCACACGCGTCCGGTGA
- a CDS encoding FKBP-type peptidyl-prolyl cis-trans isomerase has protein sequence MTQDLAVGDGPEAKPGDTVAVHYVGVSQSTGREFDNSYDRGQPLQFGLGAGQVISGWDNGVAGMKVGGRRRLVIPPHLGYGAQGAGGVIAPNETLIFVCDLVGVR, from the coding sequence ATGACCCAGGACCTGGCCGTCGGCGACGGCCCCGAGGCCAAGCCCGGGGACACCGTCGCCGTGCACTACGTCGGCGTCTCGCAGTCCACCGGCCGCGAGTTCGACAACTCCTACGACCGCGGCCAGCCGCTGCAGTTCGGCCTCGGCGCCGGCCAGGTCATCTCCGGCTGGGACAACGGCGTCGCCGGGATGAAGGTCGGCGGCCGCCGCCGGCTCGTGATCCCGCCGCACCTGGGCTACGGGGCCCAGGGTGCGGGCGGCGTCATCGCCCCGAACGAGACCCTGATCTTCGTCTGCGACCTGGTGGGCGTGCGCTGA
- a CDS encoding DUF2000 domain-containing protein, producing MTLSALLPSSPARPATKIAVVLRDDLLGWQVANVTAFLAAGVAAGVPELIGEPYADADGTAYLPTLGLPVLVRAGDATTLAACRARAVGRGLPVAVFTAAMFSTGNDHDNRAVVAAARAEELDLVGVALHGPRNAVDKALRGTTTHP from the coding sequence GTGACCCTCTCCGCCCTGCTCCCCTCCTCCCCCGCACGCCCCGCCACCAAGATCGCCGTCGTGCTGCGTGACGACCTGCTCGGCTGGCAGGTCGCGAACGTGACCGCGTTCCTCGCCGCCGGGGTCGCGGCCGGCGTCCCCGAGCTGATCGGCGAGCCCTACGCCGACGCCGACGGCACCGCCTACCTGCCGACCCTCGGCCTGCCGGTACTCGTCCGCGCCGGGGACGCGACGACGCTCGCGGCCTGCCGGGCCCGGGCGGTCGGCCGCGGGCTGCCGGTGGCGGTGTTCACCGCGGCGATGTTCTCCACCGGCAACGACCACGACAACCGTGCGGTGGTCGCCGCGGCCCGGGCCGAGGAGCTCGACCTGGTCGGGGTGGCGCTGCACGGGCCGCGCAACGCCGTCGACAAGGCCCTCAGGGGGACGACGACCCATCCGTGA
- a CDS encoding prolyl oligopeptidase family serine peptidase has protein sequence MADSFPRLHARTRRFTLGVPRGFTVAPDGSRAVFLRSRSGTDPVTCLWSIDAVTGAERLLVDPASVPGLPGEEDLPAAERARRERVREQAGGVVGYTTDAAVTRAVFALSGRPFTVALTGEPDVRPLDVGDIEAVVDPRIDPNGARVAFVAEGALHLHDLTTGTTTAVLTPDGDDVSWGLPDFAAAEEMDRHRGFWWSPDGGALLVARVDESPVARWHIADPAHPDRVPTTVRYPAAGTPNARVGLVLVALDGSRTPVTWDDETYEYLATAGWDAHGPLLSVQPRDQREVRTLAVDPATGRTTTLHSQTDPVWVENVPGVPARTASGALVRAEDSGGARRLVVGDAYLTGPELQVRGVVGIDGETVLFRASTEPTSVAVWSVTPGSEPVAVTPTTGVHAVAAAGGTTVRVSQDLATAPHAVLATAAGAEHPVAGHAVDPGFDPAPVLHSLGERELRTAVFLPSGHVPGTRLPVLLDPYGGPHSQRVLQARNAHLTSRWFAEQGFAVLVTDGRGSPGRGPEFDRAIHGDLAGPVLEDQIAALHAAAEAYPDLDLGRVGIRGWSFGGYLSALAVLRRPDVFHAGIAGAPVTDWTLYDTHYTERYLGAPGGEPYRRSSIIDDAATPPTADRPHRPLMVVHGLADDNVVAAHTLRLSSALLAAGRAHQVLPLSGVTHMTPQEVVAENLLLLQVGFLRDALVARTRSADHSDPV, from the coding sequence GTGGCCGACTCGTTCCCCCGCCTGCACGCGCGCACCCGTCGCTTCACCCTCGGGGTCCCCCGTGGGTTCACCGTCGCCCCGGACGGGTCCCGGGCGGTGTTCCTGCGCAGCCGGTCCGGCACCGACCCGGTCACCTGCCTGTGGTCGATCGACGCGGTGACCGGCGCCGAACGGCTGCTCGTGGACCCGGCGTCGGTGCCCGGGCTGCCGGGCGAGGAGGACCTGCCGGCCGCGGAGCGGGCCCGGCGCGAGCGGGTCCGGGAGCAGGCGGGCGGCGTCGTCGGCTACACCACCGACGCCGCGGTCACCCGAGCCGTGTTCGCACTGTCCGGGCGGCCGTTCACCGTCGCGCTGACCGGGGAGCCGGACGTGCGGCCGCTCGACGTCGGCGACATCGAGGCCGTGGTGGACCCGCGGATCGACCCGAACGGCGCCCGGGTGGCCTTCGTCGCCGAGGGCGCGCTGCACCTGCACGACCTCACGACCGGCACGACGACGGCCGTGCTCACCCCCGACGGCGACGACGTCTCCTGGGGCCTGCCCGACTTCGCCGCGGCCGAGGAGATGGACCGCCACCGCGGGTTCTGGTGGTCCCCCGACGGCGGCGCGCTGCTCGTCGCCCGGGTCGACGAGTCGCCGGTCGCGCGCTGGCACATCGCCGACCCCGCGCACCCCGACCGCGTCCCGACCACGGTCCGCTACCCCGCCGCCGGCACCCCGAACGCCCGGGTGGGGCTGGTCCTCGTCGCGCTCGACGGCAGCCGCACCCCCGTGACCTGGGACGACGAGACCTACGAGTACCTCGCCACCGCGGGCTGGGACGCACACGGCCCGCTGCTGTCGGTCCAGCCGCGCGACCAGCGCGAGGTCCGCACCCTGGCCGTCGACCCCGCGACCGGGCGGACCACCACGCTGCACTCCCAGACCGACCCGGTCTGGGTGGAGAACGTGCCCGGCGTCCCGGCGCGCACCGCGTCCGGGGCGCTGGTGCGGGCCGAGGACTCCGGCGGGGCGCGCCGGCTCGTCGTCGGCGACGCCTACCTGACCGGCCCGGAGCTGCAGGTGCGCGGGGTCGTCGGCATCGACGGCGAGACCGTCCTGTTCCGCGCCTCGACGGAGCCGACCTCGGTGGCCGTCTGGTCGGTGACCCCGGGGTCCGAGCCGGTCGCGGTGACGCCGACGACCGGGGTGCACGCCGTCGCCGCGGCGGGGGGCACCACCGTGCGCGTGTCCCAGGACCTCGCGACGGCGCCGCACGCCGTGCTCGCCACCGCCGCCGGGGCCGAGCACCCGGTCGCCGGGCACGCCGTCGACCCCGGGTTCGACCCGGCCCCGGTGCTGCACTCCCTCGGTGAGCGGGAGCTGCGCACCGCGGTGTTCCTGCCGTCCGGCCACGTGCCCGGCACCCGGCTGCCGGTGCTGCTCGACCCCTACGGCGGCCCGCACTCCCAGCGGGTGCTGCAGGCCCGCAACGCGCACCTGACCAGCCGCTGGTTCGCCGAGCAGGGTTTCGCCGTGCTGGTCACCGACGGACGTGGCTCCCCCGGCCGCGGCCCGGAGTTCGACCGCGCGATCCACGGCGACCTGGCGGGACCGGTGCTGGAGGACCAGATCGCGGCCCTGCACGCGGCCGCGGAGGCCTACCCCGACCTGGACCTGGGGCGGGTCGGGATCCGCGGCTGGTCGTTCGGCGGGTACCTGTCCGCGCTGGCGGTGCTGCGCCGGCCCGACGTCTTCCACGCGGGCATCGCCGGCGCGCCGGTCACCGACTGGACGCTCTACGACACCCACTACACCGAGCGCTACCTCGGGGCGCCGGGCGGCGAGCCGTACCGCCGCTCGTCGATCATCGACGACGCCGCGACCCCGCCGACCGCGGACCGGCCGCACCGCCCGCTGATGGTCGTGCACGGTCTCGCCGACGACAACGTCGTCGCCGCGCACACCCTGCGGCTGTCCTCGGCGCTGCTCGCGGCGGGCCGGGCGCACCAGGTGCTGCCACTGTCCGGTGTCACCCACATGACGCCGCAGGAGGTCGTCGCCGAGAACCTGCTGCTCCTGCAGGTCGGGTTCCTCCGCGACGCCCTCGTCGCGCGGACCCGGAGCGCGGACCACTCCGATCCGGTGTGA